One Candidatus Zixiibacteriota bacterium DNA window includes the following coding sequences:
- the galU gene encoding UTP--glucose-1-phosphate uridylyltransferase GalU has protein sequence MKVRKAVIPVAGLGTRFLPATKTVPKELLPIVDIPSIQYVVQEAVDAGIQEIIFVTGRGKDGIEDHFDEAPELEQVLAERGQAEMVQMLRRIAEMTEVVSVRQKKPLGLGHAVLCARDLVGNEPFAVMLADDLIDSDTPCIRQLLEIFEEKNESVVALMEVPAEEVHQYGVIKGREIRKRLYQVESTVEKPAAREAPSRMAIIGRYILRPEIFPILETQEPGRGGEIQLTDGLARLVSQRQVYGCEFLGDRYDIGDKYGFVRATVAFALKRPDLKVKVKEYLKSLVGEISGP, from the coding sequence CGTTTTCTCCCGGCGACCAAGACGGTTCCCAAAGAGCTTTTACCGATCGTTGACATCCCGTCGATCCAGTACGTCGTGCAGGAAGCCGTCGACGCTGGAATTCAAGAAATCATTTTCGTGACCGGGCGGGGCAAGGATGGAATCGAGGACCATTTCGACGAAGCCCCTGAGCTGGAGCAGGTTCTGGCGGAGCGAGGCCAGGCCGAGATGGTTCAAATGCTCCGGCGCATAGCGGAGATGACCGAGGTCGTCTCGGTTCGGCAAAAGAAACCGCTGGGCTTGGGTCATGCGGTGCTGTGCGCGCGCGATCTGGTCGGCAACGAGCCGTTCGCGGTCATGCTCGCGGACGATTTGATCGACAGCGACACGCCCTGTATCCGACAGCTGCTGGAGATCTTCGAGGAGAAAAACGAATCCGTCGTCGCCTTGATGGAGGTGCCCGCGGAAGAAGTGCACCAGTACGGCGTCATCAAGGGCAGGGAGATCAGGAAACGGTTGTATCAGGTCGAGTCCACCGTGGAAAAGCCTGCCGCCAGGGAGGCGCCTTCCAGGATGGCGATCATCGGCCGGTATATTCTCCGGCCGGAGATTTTTCCGATCCTCGAGACCCAGGAGCCGGGTCGGGGCGGGGAAATCCAACTGACCGACGGGCTGGCCCGGCTGGTTAGCCAGAGGCAGGTTTACGGCTGCGAGTTCCTCGGCGATCGCTACGATATCGGTGACAAGTACGGTTTCGTCCGGGCCACGGTGGCGTTCGCACTGAAACGCCCGGACTTGAAAGTCAAAGTCAAAGAGTATTTAAAGAGTTTAGTCGGCGAGATTTCGGGGCCGTAG